In the Streptomyces formicae genome, one interval contains:
- a CDS encoding cytochrome P450, with protein sequence MRHTAPVGYDESIRAWQVFGYDEAQRILSDPSFSADMRAASQAAGIDTHVPPVIERLTSASFFTMDPTTHRSFRGLVSQAFSRRLVNRLAPRVAETATGILDELDGVEQFDLLDRFAYPLPMIVLCELLGVPHDDRRAFQSWAASLIDPAGQGTAEGGELGSELEQLEQYLHELVGRRRKEPGTDLLSRLATAEVDGEQLTVQDVVSLAAVMLLAGHNTTTMLLANLVVCLDENPASAAAIREDRGLIPSAIEEVFRYRGPLPRALRLATEDCRIGEHAVSAGAPVVVWTASANWDESQFADPDRFDIRRTSNRHLGFGHGMHFCLGAPLARVVAETAMSLLLDRCSSITVSPGVPLEYSAPRVNLAPAKLPVQIRWAGSTSR encoded by the coding sequence ATGCGGCACACCGCCCCTGTCGGCTATGACGAGTCCATCCGCGCCTGGCAGGTATTCGGTTACGACGAGGCGCAGCGGATCCTGTCCGATCCCTCCTTCTCTGCCGACATGCGGGCGGCGAGCCAGGCCGCGGGCATCGACACCCACGTGCCGCCGGTCATCGAGCGGCTGACGTCGGCCAGCTTCTTCACGATGGACCCGACCACCCACCGCTCGTTCCGCGGCCTGGTCAGCCAGGCGTTCTCGCGGCGCCTGGTGAACCGCCTCGCTCCCCGCGTCGCCGAGACGGCCACCGGCATCCTGGACGAACTCGACGGCGTGGAGCAGTTCGACCTGCTCGACCGGTTCGCCTACCCCCTGCCGATGATCGTGCTGTGCGAGCTCCTGGGAGTGCCGCACGACGACCGGCGCGCCTTCCAGAGCTGGGCGGCCTCGCTGATCGACCCGGCGGGGCAGGGCACCGCCGAGGGCGGCGAACTCGGCAGCGAACTGGAGCAGTTGGAGCAGTACCTGCACGAGCTGGTCGGCAGGCGCCGCAAGGAACCCGGCACGGACCTGCTCAGCCGCCTGGCCACCGCCGAGGTGGACGGCGAACAGCTGACGGTCCAGGACGTCGTGAGCCTGGCCGCCGTCATGCTGCTCGCCGGGCACAACACCACCACGATGCTGCTGGCGAACCTCGTCGTGTGCCTGGACGAGAACCCGGCCTCCGCCGCCGCGATACGCGAGGACCGCGGCCTGATCCCCTCGGCGATCGAGGAGGTCTTCCGCTACCGGGGGCCGCTGCCGCGCGCCCTGCGCCTGGCGACCGAGGACTGCCGGATCGGTGAGCACGCCGTGTCCGCCGGTGCTCCCGTCGTCGTCTGGACGGCGTCGGCCAACTGGGACGAGAGCCAGTTCGCGGATCCGGACCGGTTCGACATCCGCCGCACGTCCAACCGCCACCTGGGCTTCGGGCACGGCATGCACTTCTGCCTCGGTGCTCCGCTGGCCCGGGTCGTGGCCGAGACCGCGATGTCCCTGCTCCTGGACCGCTGTTCGAGCATCACGGTCTCCCCGGGCGTTCCGCTGGAGTACTCCGCGCCCCGGGTGAACCTCGCACCGGCCAAGCTCCCCGTCCAGATCCGCTGGGCCGGCTCCACGAGCCGCTAG
- a CDS encoding glycosyl hydrolase family 95 catalytic domain-containing protein, whose protein sequence is MNAGFGRRTFIRTTAGTGLAAASGSAWAAEKPGAPAAGGPENSTDPYERAVRDARMEWARLPEDPGAAPYLGNGRTVARLVTARGGRAVRLLVGGRGTRPDDPQPGRLDLVPLGTPTAISCALDLWHAELTGRLTTTRGSITFSVLVDRHGPAVLLRASAEGGERVSFDAPPADGRTRQLTWVHQGGGAHQLLAATSETGRGTDEGSLRALLRADPDAVVERHRDWWRTYYRRAYVALPDRTLQRFHWIQMYGLAVVVDTDPERIGHAPALLGPSGHLDIGPFARAVERGPHPGHGHLTSALPGVGSKAGRTENPVRASGALALWEAYRYSPDRRLLAELLRPALRRAVDYYAGFLYAGVDGLLHLPVTYSPGQADVTDCTHDLALVRWAVTTLIDTVRKVGDDDPRMADWQDIAARLTPYHRDDTGVMVGAGVRASGSYPLPSHLLWMLPLRERAGEGDQGLARRSFAQWSSRREAWHGGSYAVAASLAAALGDARRTLEMLRHLTGSGTATEGALASNALYTHVDSPFTAAPFEAGQALLELLVGAGSGPVEVFPAVPDDWRDVRVAGLRAPGGFVVEAARRDGRTQGVRVRGESDRPLTLRHGIEGDVEAWVSGPGDTGPGRRAELRRTGPGTASFRPVEGRTLTVVRRGVDPDFDVYDVPASDGGRRWGGLG, encoded by the coding sequence GTGAACGCCGGATTCGGCAGACGGACCTTCATCCGTACGACCGCGGGCACCGGCCTTGCCGCCGCGTCCGGCAGCGCCTGGGCGGCGGAAAAGCCAGGTGCCCCGGCGGCCGGTGGCCCGGAGAATTCCACCGACCCCTATGAACGCGCCGTGCGGGACGCCCGCATGGAATGGGCGCGGCTGCCGGAGGACCCGGGGGCCGCGCCGTACCTGGGCAACGGCCGCACGGTCGCGCGGCTCGTCACGGCGCGGGGCGGACGCGCCGTGCGCCTCCTCGTCGGCGGCCGCGGCACGCGCCCCGACGACCCGCAGCCCGGCCGACTCGACCTGGTTCCGCTCGGTACCCCGACCGCGATCTCCTGCGCACTGGACCTGTGGCACGCCGAGCTGACCGGACGGCTCACCACCACCAGGGGCAGCATCACCTTCAGCGTCCTCGTCGACCGGCACGGCCCGGCCGTCCTGCTGCGCGCGAGTGCGGAAGGGGGCGAGCGGGTCTCCTTCGACGCCCCGCCCGCGGACGGCCGGACCCGGCAGCTGACCTGGGTCCACCAAGGCGGCGGCGCCCACCAGTTGCTCGCCGCCACGTCCGAGACGGGGCGGGGGACGGACGAAGGCTCGCTGCGCGCGCTCCTGAGGGCCGACCCCGACGCCGTCGTCGAGCGGCACCGCGACTGGTGGCGGACGTACTACCGGCGTGCCTACGTCGCCCTGCCGGACCGGACCCTCCAGCGGTTCCACTGGATCCAGATGTACGGCCTGGCCGTCGTCGTCGACACCGACCCCGAGCGGATCGGCCACGCCCCGGCCCTGCTCGGCCCGTCCGGCCACCTCGACATCGGCCCCTTCGCCCGCGCCGTCGAGCGGGGACCGCACCCCGGCCACGGCCATCTGACCAGCGCCCTGCCCGGAGTGGGATCGAAGGCCGGGCGTACGGAGAACCCGGTGCGCGCGTCGGGTGCGCTCGCCCTGTGGGAGGCGTACCGCTACTCCCCGGACCGGCGCCTCCTCGCGGAGCTGCTGCGGCCCGCGCTGCGACGCGCGGTGGACTACTACGCGGGTTTCCTCTACGCGGGCGTGGACGGACTGCTGCACCTGCCCGTCACGTACTCGCCGGGCCAGGCCGACGTCACCGACTGCACCCACGATCTCGCGCTCGTGCGGTGGGCGGTGACCACGCTGATCGACACGGTCCGCAAGGTCGGCGACGACGATCCCCGGATGGCGGACTGGCAGGACATCGCCGCGCGGCTCACCCCGTACCACAGGGACGACACCGGCGTCATGGTCGGAGCGGGCGTCCGGGCGAGCGGCTCCTACCCGCTCCCCTCGCACCTCCTGTGGATGCTGCCCCTGCGCGAGAGGGCGGGGGAGGGCGACCAAGGGCTGGCGCGGCGCAGCTTCGCGCAGTGGTCGAGCAGGCGGGAGGCATGGCACGGCGGATCGTACGCCGTGGCGGCGTCCCTGGCCGCGGCCCTGGGCGACGCGCGGCGGACGCTGGAGATGCTGCGCCACCTCACGGGCAGCGGGACGGCGACCGAGGGCGCACTGGCGTCCAACGCCCTGTACACACACGTGGACTCACCCTTCACCGCCGCTCCCTTCGAGGCGGGGCAGGCCCTCCTCGAACTGCTCGTCGGCGCGGGGAGCGGCCCCGTCGAGGTGTTTCCCGCCGTGCCCGACGACTGGCGGGACGTCCGGGTCGCCGGGCTGCGCGCCCCTGGCGGCTTCGTCGTCGAGGCGGCACGCCGGGACGGCCGCACACAAGGGGTGCGGGTGCGCGGCGAGTCCGATCGGCCGCTGACGCTGCGGCACGGCATCGAGGGCGACGTCGAGGCATGGGTGAGCGGTCCCGGCGACACGGGCCCCGGCCGCCGCGCCGAGCTGCGCCGCACCGGACCGGGCACGGCTTCGTTCCGGCCCGTCGAGGGCAGGACGCTGACCGTCGTACGCCGTGGCGTGGACCCGGACTTCGACGTGTACGACGTGCCCGCCTCGGACGGCGGCCGTCGCTGGGGCGGCCTCGGCTGA
- a CDS encoding ABC transporter ATP-binding protein: MISLSGLTKRYGTVTAVDDLSLEIKSGRVTGFLGPNGAGKSTTMRMILGLDHPTSGKALVNGKTYEELKHPLREVGALLDAKALHPGRTARSHLLSMARSNGIAGRRVEEVLEVVGLTSVAKRRVGLFSLGMGQRLGIAGALLGDPGVLIFDEPVNGLDPDGVRWVRGIARSLADEGRTVFLSSHLMSEMQQTADQVVVIGKGKLIADMPILELIERSALGTVRVRVPDPRGREELASRIASAGFTADRSDDEVLVVRGATSEQVGDLAHEAAIRLHELRMQEPSLEEAYMELTSGSLEYGTARMTNRTDGLDA; this comes from the coding sequence ATGATTAGCCTCAGCGGGCTTACGAAGCGTTACGGGACGGTCACCGCCGTGGACGATCTGAGTCTTGAGATCAAGTCCGGCCGTGTGACCGGCTTCCTCGGCCCCAACGGCGCGGGGAAGTCCACGACGATGCGTATGATCCTCGGCCTCGACCACCCCACATCCGGCAAGGCCCTGGTCAACGGCAAGACGTACGAGGAGCTGAAGCACCCCCTGCGGGAGGTCGGCGCCCTCCTCGACGCCAAGGCGCTGCACCCCGGCAGGACAGCGCGCAGCCATCTCCTTTCGATGGCCCGCAGCAACGGCATCGCGGGGCGGCGCGTCGAGGAGGTCCTCGAGGTCGTCGGCCTGACCTCGGTCGCGAAGCGGCGGGTCGGGCTCTTCTCGCTCGGCATGGGCCAGCGCCTGGGCATCGCGGGAGCGCTGCTCGGCGACCCGGGGGTGCTGATCTTCGACGAGCCGGTGAACGGCCTCGACCCCGACGGAGTGCGCTGGGTGCGCGGGATCGCCCGCTCGTTGGCCGACGAGGGGCGCACGGTCTTCCTCTCCAGCCACCTGATGAGCGAGATGCAGCAGACCGCCGACCAGGTCGTCGTCATCGGCAAGGGCAAGCTCATCGCCGACATGCCGATCCTGGAGCTGATCGAGCGCAGCGCCCTCGGCACGGTCCGCGTGCGGGTCCCCGACCCTCGGGGCCGCGAGGAGCTGGCGTCGCGCATCGCGTCGGCGGGCTTCACGGCGGACCGCTCGGACGACGAGGTGCTCGTCGTGCGCGGCGCCACCTCCGAGCAGGTGGGCGACCTCGCGCACGAGGCCGCGATCCGGCTGCACGAACTGCGCATGCAGGAGCCCTCGCTGGAAGAGGCGTACATGGAACTGACCTCCGGGAGCCTGGAGTACGGCACCGCCCGGATGACGAACCGAACGGACGGGTTGGACGCATGA
- a CDS encoding ferritin-like domain-containing protein: MSYLGYPRLNFAGTIQTDVATANNVPQYFDNDLFEPRYQWRMNLPDVNGLWNPRGPGTLRLADVSVTSVCLPNGRRITDGRKDPVVGGRLVDDDLRTNGKMVDLDPHNQMVPEIYGWRPRLLDKDGGELLRGDYLPSAVEDMWPRAMLPSGRPDISGTYHSVLTGLDWASDLDSPFLRALRALTEDDMLSIKVTMDAVEDGVEKWPDNITFGRIVGSIGPYFSGEPRRFVAGRRLRKPDDKSPLFHAPCRVDERSSTIFLDLGNSIPATKRGGPLKDVGPLSLAVLGDDGRPQTLAPVEGIDGDFYERDAGIAAVRLTKKQLSLISRRRLAVVSSADPPVVLLAENDDATWIHADGAVFRLHPGSPAKTASTTLYATRFGQPAKAMRLFLDAGKGAHPLSVPDEAVTDAKGRAVVTITGTDPGNPRKKIDGALAEVSYGSLRRPGEPDGKLSFRVFDPYRAPRRPTWLRDVRPLFQQYANLYPVMRDVLDLANYNHVLQHRTYIRRTLLASSDSPNHMPVTRDLSPGKRDMIVSWLDSGPLPPLLDITTVEELRDVLQQAMVVELATVPPYLAALMSIKPGRNVKIAGLIRAVVLEEMQHMAQVCNLLNAVGGQPRIGRPGLVPVYPGALPAGVLPDLEVRLRKLSIEHVRDVFMTIEQPQHPTVDGKPFKGHVISPKSVRVSPEGDLRHVDDDAVDKLRSWFSKAEYEPQTIAWLYNHIARAIIRLDDGGKLFSGDPDRQVGWPDAPGTLYKVTDSRSALLAIHQIVEQGEGSPHDLDGDGLGDPGELGHYYMFKEIVEGRQLALDSSGKWTYSGPTIPFDPDGVHPVVDDPDTYRLPADSVGRRESLRCDASYTNLLKGLNRVFNGHPKELDDAVGLMFQVQVEAKKLLAIPSAEGAKTVLGPAFQSPGVDLGQ; this comes from the coding sequence GTGTCCTATCTCGGCTACCCGAGGCTGAACTTCGCCGGCACCATCCAGACCGACGTGGCCACGGCCAACAACGTGCCGCAGTACTTCGACAACGACCTCTTCGAACCGCGCTACCAGTGGCGGATGAACCTGCCCGACGTCAACGGCCTGTGGAATCCGCGCGGTCCGGGCACCCTGCGCCTCGCCGACGTCTCCGTGACCAGCGTCTGCCTTCCCAACGGCCGTCGGATCACCGACGGCCGCAAGGACCCCGTCGTGGGCGGCCGCCTGGTCGACGACGACCTGCGGACCAACGGCAAGATGGTCGACCTCGACCCGCACAACCAGATGGTGCCGGAGATCTACGGCTGGCGCCCCCGCCTCCTGGACAAGGACGGCGGTGAACTGCTGCGCGGCGACTACCTCCCGTCCGCCGTCGAGGACATGTGGCCGCGCGCCATGCTCCCCTCGGGGCGGCCCGACATCTCCGGGACGTATCACTCCGTCCTGACCGGTCTCGACTGGGCGTCCGACCTCGACTCCCCCTTCCTGCGCGCCCTGCGGGCCCTGACCGAGGACGACATGCTCTCGATCAAGGTCACCATGGACGCCGTCGAGGACGGCGTGGAGAAGTGGCCCGACAACATCACCTTCGGGCGGATCGTCGGCTCCATCGGCCCCTACTTCTCGGGCGAGCCCCGGCGCTTCGTCGCCGGTCGCAGGCTCCGCAAGCCCGACGACAAGAGCCCGTTGTTCCACGCGCCGTGCCGGGTCGACGAGCGGTCGTCCACCATCTTCCTCGATCTCGGCAACAGCATTCCCGCCACCAAGCGCGGCGGTCCCCTCAAGGACGTCGGCCCCCTCTCCCTGGCCGTGCTCGGCGACGACGGAAGACCGCAGACGCTCGCCCCCGTCGAGGGCATCGACGGCGACTTCTACGAACGCGACGCGGGGATCGCCGCCGTACGGCTGACGAAGAAGCAGCTCTCGCTGATCTCCCGGCGCCGTCTCGCCGTGGTCAGCTCGGCGGACCCGCCCGTCGTCCTCCTCGCGGAGAACGACGACGCGACCTGGATCCACGCCGACGGTGCCGTCTTCCGGCTGCATCCCGGGAGCCCGGCCAAGACCGCCTCCACGACGCTGTACGCGACGCGCTTCGGCCAACCGGCCAAGGCGATGCGGCTGTTCCTCGACGCGGGCAAGGGCGCCCACCCCCTGTCCGTCCCCGACGAGGCCGTCACCGACGCCAAGGGACGCGCCGTGGTGACGATCACGGGCACCGACCCCGGCAATCCCCGCAAGAAGATCGACGGCGCGCTGGCCGAGGTGTCCTACGGGTCCCTGCGCCGCCCCGGCGAACCGGACGGCAAGCTCTCCTTCCGCGTCTTCGACCCCTACCGGGCCCCCCGGCGCCCGACGTGGCTCCGCGACGTCCGGCCCCTCTTCCAGCAGTACGCGAACCTCTACCCCGTGATGCGGGACGTGCTGGACCTGGCCAACTACAACCACGTCCTGCAGCACCGCACCTACATCCGGCGGACCCTGCTCGCGTCGTCCGACTCCCCCAACCACATGCCGGTCACCCGGGACCTCTCCCCAGGAAAGCGAGACATGATCGTGAGCTGGCTGGACAGCGGGCCCCTGCCGCCGCTGCTCGACATCACCACCGTCGAGGAACTCAGGGACGTGCTCCAGCAGGCGATGGTCGTCGAACTGGCGACCGTGCCGCCCTATCTGGCCGCGCTGATGTCCATCAAGCCCGGCCGCAACGTGAAGATCGCCGGGCTCATCCGGGCCGTCGTGCTGGAGGAGATGCAGCACATGGCCCAGGTGTGCAACCTCCTGAACGCCGTCGGCGGGCAACCGCGCATCGGCCGCCCCGGGCTCGTGCCGGTCTATCCGGGCGCGCTGCCCGCGGGCGTCCTGCCCGACCTCGAAGTCAGGCTGCGCAAGCTGTCGATCGAGCACGTGCGGGACGTCTTCATGACGATCGAGCAGCCGCAGCACCCGACCGTGGACGGCAAGCCCTTCAAGGGCCACGTCATCTCGCCCAAGAGCGTGCGGGTCAGCCCCGAGGGCGACCTGCGGCACGTGGACGACGACGCCGTCGACAAGCTCAGGTCCTGGTTCTCCAAGGCGGAGTACGAGCCGCAGACCATCGCGTGGCTCTACAACCACATCGCCCGCGCGATCATCCGCCTCGACGACGGCGGCAAGCTGTTCAGCGGCGACCCGGACCGGCAGGTCGGCTGGCCCGACGCGCCGGGCACACTCTACAAGGTCACCGACAGCCGCTCGGCCCTCCTGGCCATCCACCAGATCGTGGAGCAGGGCGAGGGTTCTCCGCACGACCTGGACGGCGACGGCCTGGGCGACCCCGGGGAGCTCGGCCACTACTACATGTTCAAGGAGATCGTCGAGGGGCGGCAGCTCGCGCTCGACAGCAGCGGCAAGTGGACCTATTCGGGGCCCACGATCCCCTTCGACCCCGACGGGGTCCACCCGGTGGTCGACGACCCCGACACCTACCGGCTGCCCGCGGACTCCGTCGGACGGCGCGAGTCACTGCGCTGCGACGCGTCGTACACCAACCTCCTCAAGGGCCTGAACCGAGTGTTCAACGGCCACCCCAAAGAACTGGACGACGCCGTGGGGCTGATGTTCCAGGTGCAGGTCGAGGCCAAGAAGCTGCTGGCCATCCCCTCGGCGGAGGGGGCGAAGACGGTCCTCGGGCCCGCCTTCCAGTCGCCCGGCGTCGACCTCGGCCAGTAG
- a CDS encoding ABC transporter permease, with product MLRDLLAHKGRVFMTLVAIALGVTATVGSWVVSDSIAATLTLRETRDDVSVAVQSPGKDPVLDTAERDRLAKLPGVAEAQGVVVGRAGVVGRDGKLTKATTVLDRAGTNWSTDKRFTVDEGKAPRSKGQVALNKTDADKAGYAVGDTVRILLSGGRSDHAKVTALFTYHRLGPEADADSDEASDAVPVVAYDNATAAKLLGTRYHRVELTAAAGTSATALADTARGAVPDNYPVETGKALADAATKQSDTEAADLRLTMLPFAAVALMVGMFVIANTFTMLVSQRTRQFALLRAVGARRRQVRTAIIVEAAVLGVAGGAIGSLAGVAIGPLLINVMRPDDNVEFTVSPVAILLGFGVAVLVTVLAAYNSARRAASVPPVAALRTDAVVPRETKRRRNLMGVGFLAVSLAMVIATADPSSSNLLRVVALVGAVLGVVGVILLAPFFAENVLRPATKIIGGRSGPAVRLGLRSAAGDPRRTAGTATAITVGLGLVCAFATLSASFSDLIASTTRSNVPVTTTVLQSAAGGGSTLTPAEMDRVRKLPGVDHVAGSRDVLVKLDYPGGKTERRISAIEPAALKTVLTPNITEGTADLTKGLVVSKNQADMLKLGMGDKITLKLDAKTSVTQPVVGIYDATELQASIFVDAAKAPQSLRNQISLLYASGSDADKARASIKAAFRDRPDVTITDREGLVDQGVEEQQFAFTLMYAMFGVAIVIAVFGVINTLVLSVMERTREIGVIRAVGAKRMLVRRMIRSESIAISLFGALLGVVVGVPAGAVMQHAMFGQRLWDFTMPYATIGIALVGMAVAAVLAAMWPARRAANTNVLAAIASD from the coding sequence ATGTTGCGCGATCTCCTCGCGCACAAGGGCCGCGTGTTCATGACCCTCGTGGCCATCGCCCTCGGCGTGACCGCGACGGTCGGCAGCTGGGTGGTGAGCGACTCCATCGCGGCGACGCTCACCCTGCGCGAGACGCGGGACGACGTCAGCGTCGCGGTGCAGAGTCCCGGCAAGGACCCGGTGCTCGACACGGCCGAGCGCGACCGGCTCGCGAAGCTGCCGGGCGTCGCCGAGGCCCAGGGAGTGGTGGTCGGACGGGCCGGCGTCGTCGGGCGCGACGGCAAGCTGACCAAGGCGACCACGGTCCTCGACCGGGCGGGCACCAACTGGAGCACCGACAAGCGCTTCACCGTGGACGAGGGCAAGGCGCCCCGGAGCAAGGGCCAGGTCGCGCTCAACAAGACCGACGCCGACAAGGCCGGGTACGCGGTGGGCGACACCGTGCGCATCCTGCTGTCCGGCGGCCGCTCGGACCACGCCAAGGTGACCGCGCTCTTCACGTACCACCGTCTCGGCCCCGAGGCGGACGCGGACTCGGACGAGGCGTCCGACGCCGTTCCCGTGGTGGCCTACGACAACGCCACCGCCGCGAAGCTCCTCGGAACCCGCTACCACCGCGTCGAGTTGACGGCCGCGGCCGGTACCAGCGCCACCGCGCTCGCGGACACCGCGCGGGGCGCGGTGCCCGACAACTACCCCGTGGAGACGGGCAAGGCGCTCGCCGACGCGGCGACCAAGCAGTCCGACACCGAGGCGGCGGACCTGCGTCTGACGATGCTGCCGTTCGCGGCGGTCGCGCTGATGGTCGGGATGTTCGTCATCGCCAACACCTTCACCATGCTGGTCAGCCAGCGCACCCGACAGTTCGCGCTGCTGCGTGCCGTGGGCGCGCGCAGGCGGCAGGTGCGCACCGCGATCATCGTGGAGGCGGCGGTCCTCGGCGTCGCGGGCGGCGCGATCGGCTCCCTGGCCGGTGTCGCGATCGGCCCGTTGCTGATCAATGTGATGCGGCCCGACGACAACGTCGAGTTCACCGTCAGTCCGGTCGCGATCCTGCTGGGCTTCGGCGTCGCCGTGCTGGTCACGGTCCTCGCCGCGTACAACTCGGCACGCCGCGCCGCCTCCGTGCCTCCGGTGGCCGCCCTGCGCACCGACGCGGTGGTCCCGCGGGAGACCAAGCGGCGCAGGAACCTGATGGGCGTGGGCTTCCTGGCGGTCTCCCTCGCCATGGTCATCGCCACGGCCGACCCGAGCTCGTCCAACCTGCTGCGCGTCGTCGCGCTGGTCGGTGCCGTGCTCGGTGTCGTCGGCGTGATCCTGCTCGCCCCCTTCTTCGCCGAGAACGTCCTGCGCCCCGCCACCAAGATCATCGGTGGTCGCAGCGGCCCCGCCGTGCGCCTCGGGCTGCGCAGCGCGGCCGGTGACCCCCGGCGCACCGCGGGCACCGCGACCGCCATCACCGTCGGCCTCGGCCTGGTGTGTGCCTTCGCCACGCTCAGCGCGTCCTTCTCCGATCTGATCGCCTCGACGACGCGGAGCAACGTGCCGGTCACCACGACCGTCTTGCAGTCGGCGGCGGGGGGCGGCTCGACCCTCACCCCTGCAGAGATGGACCGGGTCCGCAAGCTGCCGGGCGTCGACCACGTCGCGGGAAGTCGCGACGTGTTGGTCAAGCTGGACTACCCGGGCGGCAAGACGGAGCGGCGGATCTCCGCGATCGAGCCCGCGGCGCTGAAGACGGTGCTCACGCCCAACATCACGGAGGGCACCGCCGATCTGACCAAGGGTCTGGTCGTCTCGAAGAACCAGGCCGACATGCTGAAGCTGGGCATGGGCGACAAGATCACGCTGAAGCTGGACGCCAAGACGTCCGTCACGCAACCCGTGGTGGGCATCTACGACGCCACGGAGCTGCAGGCGAGCATCTTCGTCGACGCGGCGAAGGCACCGCAGTCGCTGCGCAATCAGATCTCCCTCCTGTACGCCTCGGGGTCCGACGCCGACAAGGCGCGGGCGAGCATCAAGGCGGCGTTCCGCGACCGCCCCGACGTGACCATCACGGACCGCGAGGGCCTGGTCGACCAGGGCGTGGAGGAGCAGCAGTTCGCCTTCACCCTGATGTACGCCATGTTCGGCGTGGCGATCGTCATCGCGGTGTTCGGTGTCATCAACACGCTGGTGCTGTCCGTCATGGAACGCACCCGTGAGATCGGCGTGATCCGCGCGGTGGGCGCCAAGCGGATGCTCGTACGCCGGATGATCAGGTCGGAGTCCATCGCGATCTCCCTGTTCGGCGCGCTCCTCGGCGTGGTGGTGGGGGTTCCCGCGGGCGCCGTGATGCAGCACGCCATGTTCGGACAGCGGCTGTGGGACTTCACGATGCCGTACGCCACGATCGGGATCGCGCTGGTCGGGATGGCCGTCGCGGCCGTGCTCGCGGCGATGTGGCCGGCCCGCCGCGCCGCGAACACCAACGTGCTGGCGGCGATCGCCAGCGACTAG
- a CDS encoding ABC transporter permease, whose product MNDKTTTAPAAVAHGRGGLPGAAAAEWTKLWSVRSTWVSLVATAALLIAYTVISGVSARSTDESVSSGGLPTAPLDNIGTGVIFMGQFAVLAMATMVIASEYATGSIRATLQWVPVRHRMLLAKSLVLFPVLFVAGLVLTPIALGTAIAALGDVADPVSAGDTFRQALAVGGYLGSVGVIITGVGAAVRSVAGTLTVGFLVLLVLPMTLQSVSVEFLAKAADYLPGPAGMSLMGVSENDPYGAPVAIVLLAFWAVVANVAGYWVLRTRDA is encoded by the coding sequence ATGAACGACAAGACGACGACCGCTCCCGCGGCGGTGGCCCACGGCCGCGGCGGTCTGCCGGGCGCCGCGGCCGCCGAGTGGACCAAGCTGTGGTCCGTACGCTCCACCTGGGTCTCCCTGGTCGCGACGGCGGCACTCCTCATCGCCTACACCGTCATCTCGGGCGTCTCCGCGCGGTCCACGGACGAGTCGGTCTCCAGCGGCGGGCTGCCGACCGCGCCGCTGGACAACATCGGCACCGGCGTCATCTTCATGGGCCAGTTCGCCGTCCTCGCCATGGCGACGATGGTCATCGCCTCCGAGTACGCGACCGGCAGCATCCGCGCCACCCTGCAATGGGTGCCCGTACGACACCGGATGCTGCTGGCCAAGAGCCTGGTGCTGTTCCCCGTGCTGTTCGTGGCGGGCCTGGTGCTCACGCCCATCGCGCTCGGCACCGCGATCGCGGCCCTCGGTGACGTCGCGGACCCGGTGAGCGCGGGAGACACCTTCCGCCAGGCGCTGGCCGTCGGCGGCTACCTCGGCTCGGTCGGCGTGATCATCACCGGCGTCGGTGCGGCGGTGCGCAGCGTCGCGGGCACCCTCACCGTCGGTTTCCTGGTGCTCCTCGTGCTCCCCATGACCCTCCAGTCCGTGTCGGTGGAGTTCCTCGCGAAGGCCGCCGACTACCTGCCGGGCCCCGCAGGCATGAGCTTGATGGGCGTCTCCGAGAACGACCCCTACGGCGCCCCCGTGGCCATCGTGCTGCTCGCCTTCTGGGCCGTGGTCGCCAACGTGGCCGGCTACTGGGTACTGCGCACCCGCGACGCCTGA